One window of the Rosa rugosa chromosome 3, drRosRugo1.1, whole genome shotgun sequence genome contains the following:
- the LOC133741241 gene encoding protein BUD31 homolog 1: MPKVKTNRVNYPEGWELIEPTLRELQAKMREAENDTHDGKRKCETLWPIFKIAHQKSRYIFDLYHRRKEISKELYEFCLDQGYADRNLIAKWKKPGYERLCCLRCMQPRDHNFATTCVCRVPKHLREEKVIECVHCGCRGCASGD, translated from the exons ATGCCAAAGGTAAAGACGAATCGAGTCAACTACCCAGAAGGTTGGGAACTAATCGAGCCTACTCTTCGCGAACTGCAAGCAAAGATGAGAGAAGCTGAGAATGACACTCATGATGGTAAGAGAAAATGTGAAACCTTGTGGCCTATTTTCAAAATAGCACATCAAAAGAGCCGCTACATTTTTGACCTTTACCATCGGAGAAAAGAAATTTCCAAGGAATTGTATGAGTTCTGCCTGGACCAAGGTTATGCTGACCGCAATCTAATTGCAAAGTGGAAGAAG CCTGGTTATGAACGCCTCTGCTGTTTGAGGTGCATGCAGCCTCGGGATCACAACTTTGCCACCACATGCGTCTGCCGAGTGCCCAAGCATCTGAGGGAGGAGAAGGTTATAGAGTGTGTGCATTGTGGCTGCAGGGGCTGTGCCAGTGGAGATTGA